AGAAACCATTTCGTTATGAAGTTCTCCAAAGATAAGAGCGACAGCACCACTTGCTTGATATTTTGGGTGTAATCCAGTAAGGAGCACATCGCACACTTCTGGGGATTTCATCGCTTTTTTAATATGCATAAATCCAAAAGGAAAAAGTTTTCCATTTGCTTTTTGCATTGCTTTCGAAAGGGAAGGGATTCCAATGGTAAAACCAGCAACTTCTTTATCTCTATCTAGCATTACTTTGACAAATCGAGGGTTGAGGAAGCTGAGGTATTTCTTGATATAGTAATCTGATGCTTCTTGATTTAATGGGACAACAGAGAATAGATCTTGAAAAGCATCATTTAATATCTCAAATATTTTATGCCCATAAGCGATAAGATCTTTATTGTTATCAAAATGAAGAATCTCAAAACCATTGCGTTTTTTTACGAGTTCCATCACTCGAGTTGCTTTCTCAGGAAGTACCATTCCTTCCACTTCTAAGCGAAATTCTACCCAATCCATCTCTTTTTCAAAACCCAAACGATCCATATGATCCTTGTAATAAGGTAAATGGTATTCAGAACCAATAGAAGGAAGACGATCAAACCCCTCTACTAACATTCCTTGATGGTCAAGATTTGAGAACCCCAAAGGCCCTTGTACTTCAACCATCCCATGAGATTTAAGCCATTCTGTAGCAGTTTGAAATAACAAATCTACCACCTCCTTGTCGTCGATAAATTCAGTTCTCGTAAATCTACCAATCTTTTTGCCTATTTTATCAATATATTTATGGTGTACAATTGCTCCGATACGACCAACACATTTGTTTTCTTTGAGTACGATCCAAAGTTTGAAATCACACTGCTTTATAATAGGATTATGTTCTGGTTTGAGCGATTTTAACTCTTCAGAGATAATGGGTGGTACCCAATATTTGGAGTTCTTATACAGGTCAAAAGGGAGTTTTACAAATTGTTTCAACTCCTTGTCAGTAGTAACTTCTATTATTTCTAAATTCATAATTACTTTACTCTTTCTTAAACTACAAAGATTGGTTAACTATAACACTCATACAAGAAAATTAACAAGTATTATCTCTAAAAAATGAAAAAATATTGAGATGCTTAAAACCGATTATTTCTTTAATTTGTTACTGTTATAGAGTCGATTATCTTAACGGTTAAAACGAATAGGAGGAACAATATGTTTAGAATTACTTTTTTATGGCTTATATCTCTCCTTGTTCTTATCCCTTGCTTATCTCTTTCTCAGATACATATTGTTGCGGTTGGTGGTGCTAGCTTTTATAAGCCACGAAATACGGTCGTTGCTGTTCGGTTGGCTTGGGAATACAATGCGGATGGCGTAATGTTAGATATCTTTCAAAGTAAGGATGCAGAATGGTTTGCATTCTCTCCACAGGACATTTCTCAATATAGTGATCGAGAATATGAGCTTCAAGGTTTAAAATCAAAAAGAATTAAGAAGATTTCATTGCACAACTCTCTCTCAAGGAGTAGTTTAAAATATCAAATTTCAACCCTTGATGATGTCATTAGTCTGTTGCCTGAAGATAAATTCTTTATTCTCAAGTTAGATGAGAAAGAGAATGAACTAAAAAGTTTGTTCAACACATTGAAGAATCACCGTAACTATTGTGCTGTACGTTATATCTCGTCTAATTGGAGTTTACTAAAGAAACTAAAAGATCTTGTTCCCAAAGATAAGATCTACTATATGTGGAATGGTTTCTCTTCTCTAGGGATTACTATCGATAATCTAAAAGAGTTTGGGATCTCTTCTATTGTATTGAAAAGCACACAGTTGAATAAACAAGGTCTGCAATGGCTTAATGAAAGTGGTATAAAGGTTCATGTTATGTTAGATTCGGAGGAAGATGGTCAAGGGTTGGTACATGAGTTTCCTTCAGTTGTGGCCCTGTTTACAACTCGTCCTCAATGGGTTCGCACCTCAATAAGTTCTATTTCGAACGAAGATGCTGTACTAATGGCTTGGGATACAATGCGATTACCTTAGTTTTTATCTTATGAATGGGTAGTGTTTGTTCAGAGCACTACCCATCCATGAGATTTTATTTGTGTCGAGATTTAAGCTCTTTTACTAAATCTTCGATTCGATATCCTTTGTACGTAAGTAATACGATAAGATGATATAAGAGATCTGCTCCTTCATACAAGAAGTTTTCATCGTCATTAGCCATTGCTCCGATTACCGTTTCCACTGCTTCTTCTCCAACCTTTTGTGTGATCTTTCGGATTCCTTTATTGAAAAGATGGGTTGTATAACTGCCTTCAGGCATCTCTTTCTTTCGTATCTCAATAAAATCCTGTAACTCGGATAGAAACTCTATCTCTTTGGTTTTATTCTCTTCTCCCCAGCATGTATCACTCCCTGTGTGGCATGTTGGACCTTGTGGTGTTGCATAAATAAGAAGCGTGTCGTGATCACAATCCAAAAGAATACGCTCTACCAAAAGAAAATTAGACGAAGTCTCTCCTTTCTGCCATAGTCTATTCTTTGTCCTGCTGAAGAAGGTTACTTTTTTATCTTTCTGGGTCTTCTCGTATGCCTCTTGGTTCATGTAACCGAGCATAAGCACTTTATTTGTTTTCGCATCTTGGATAATTG
The Prolixibacteraceae bacterium DNA segment above includes these coding regions:
- a CDS encoding bifunctional phosphoribosyl-AMP cyclohydrolase/phosphoribosyl-ATP diphosphatase HisIE, with product MNIDFNKMGNGLVPAIIQDAKTNKVLMLGYMNQEAYEKTQKDKKVTFFSRTKNRLWQKGETSSNFLLVERILLDCDHDTLLIYATPQGPTCHTGSDTCWGEENKTKEIEFLSELQDFIEIRKKEMPEGSYTTHLFNKGIRKITQKVGEEAVETVIGAMANDDENFLYEGADLLYHLIVLLTYKGYRIEDLVKELKSRHK